The genomic DNA agCAAGCAACTCTTTTTGAAGCATCTTGGCACTGTATGTTGTCCCATCAGTCTTCAGTTAGTTTATTTGCTAATAATATTGTTTCTTAACCTGAATAAACAATAAATCCAGGTAGCTATTTGAGGTATGATACATTTGAAAAGCCTTTTAGAACACAGAAGCCAAAGTTGTTCACTCTGTCattaaatgtcattaaaaagatgctgggcacagtggttcatgcctgtaataccagaactttaggagtccaaggcaggaggattgcttgagcccgggagtttgagatcagcctgggcaacacggtgagacctggtctctactaaaaaataaaaaataaaaataatcagctgggtgtggtggcatgtgcctgcagtctcagctatacgggaggctgaggcaggaggactgcttgagcctgggaagtcgaggctatAGTGAATTGTGATTGCacctctgcatcccagcctgggtgacaacaagaccctgtctcaaataataataataataataataataataataataataataataataataataataaagataatgtagCTGAGTTGAATTAACCCATTTAGGGATGCATTTCTTCCCAAGGGAAACTACAGATTTATTCCTCACAAGTAGATTTCACAATCCCCACACAATCAGATTTGGGGGATCAGATAACATGTTCACTGCACTTATCACTGTGACTTAGAAAGCCTTTGAAAAATCCAGTTACCCATTTAGATAAACAAAGTTATGTACTTTTTAGGGTAAATAACCTGTTTTGTAGAAAAAGTTATTACATGTAACAAGCAGGTATTTTGAAATGCAAGCTCCATAACTTATTATAAAATGAGATCAATTACTTCACATaagtaacacatcaaaaagtgtgCATCAGATCatgcctggtggctcatgcctgtaatcccagcactttgggagactgagatgggaggactgcatgagcccaggagtttgagaccagcctgggcaacacagtgtgattccatctctacacaaaataaaacaattagcgaaggcatggtggtgcacacctgtagttccagctacttgggaggctgaacctggaggatcactttagctgAGAAGTTCCAGATTACAGTGAGATATGTGCAGCCACTGCCTCCAGTCtgggtgggtgacagagtgagaccttgtctctaaaacaaaaacaaaacccaaaaaagtGTAAAGTGCTTATAAGTGTAAAATGCCTGGCCCATAGCAAATGCTCAGTGTATTAGCATTTATCACTATATGAATGATTTATGTGGCTACTGCTGCAATCATTACTAAACATTACTTCTGAGTCTTTTGGTTAAATTGTTTtaggaaaattaagaaaagaccatttgtgtttttttttttgcgatgctAATTATGTTACAAAGTAGATTATATCTGTATGGTGAGTGAGCACACTGTGGTTCTTGTCAATTATAAAAACTGTTAAGTTTCACTATACAAGATATTTATAATCAAACAGTACTTGGTACAAACAACTGTTTCATTGATGTTGTAATAGTTTTAAATAGACGGATAGTGCaaacaaagtgaaaataattttagtaattcCAGAAACCAAAACCTGTGAGTGAGCATGAGTACTGAGCGCTGGGTAAAATTTACAACAAAACCTTTATCAGTGAGGACCCAGATAACAGAACCTTCCATGTGCAGGATCCTAATGGATGCCTTTCTGTATTATAGTGGATCTCAGCAAGCATCTTTACACTAAAACGTGGTGTTGAGGTTATGGGCATAAAGTGGAAGAGTCCATTATTTCAGAGTAAGCTTATGTTTAGGCTGTGAAAAATGGAGGCTTGAAGAACAACAGCCTTAGAGAAAAGAAGACCGTGAAGTAATCTTGTGTATGTATTAAAGAATGACTAATATAATCATTATGACCTAAATGAGTAGACTGAGTGGCAGATCTATTTCACTGAATGGTAATATAAGATACCTGCATAGCAATAATTGTTCTTCTTgacctctcctttttctttttattaaccaCACCTTTGGGAGTGATTTAACGGTAGCTGAAACCAACTAGCCTGGGCTGAAGGGTTTCTGTATTGTCCAGACCATCTTGTTTCTCAAGGCTGCCTTTCGTTTTGGTTAATGAGAAAGCATATGGTTGCCATTTCCTTTCTGAGAACTGCTGAGTTGGTAGGGAAGGAAGTAGATGTTCAGCTGAGTTCTCTCCtgtggaggaagggaagggcGGAGCCAGCTTGGAGCACTAGCTTCTGCTTCTGTGGGGCTTGATTTTCTGCTTCTGattcctttttataaaatgtcCATACAGTTAGTCTGAACAGCCCAACCTAATCCCTTTTCTGGGGGCAAATGATTGAGAGTTGAGTGGCAAACTTTCTTTATCCAAACTCTTGGCCATAACTCTTAACATTCTTAATCGGTTTCCTGTCTATTCTTAATCTCTTGAAGATCTTGtcaaaccttaaaaaaaaaaaaaaaaaaaaaaaaaaagaagagagctcTGCCTTAAATATTGCTTCTGTGAGAATATTTTGCCTGTGTAAGAAAAAACAGCTTTGAGTACAATCCAATTGAAGTGTCAAGTCCTGCCAGATAACCATGGTAGAATCAGAGCTTCTGATCTGGATTGGGATTGAGGTTGGACACTGGTTCTGCCATTAACTGGCATGTTtcatcatttgttttaatttgatgTTGAAATCAtgctcataattttattttacaccaCTTTCCGGTATGACATCAGTGTCTTTGGCACCTTGGGCTTTATTCGTTCATGAAATGGAAGCTTCTGTTTCCTTAAAAATGCCTTGACTCTCTTGCTAATGTTGTGACAATTTTTGCAACTCTTTCTAGGGCTATAATATCTATGCTgcttgtttgcaaatatttgggAAGTGGTGGTTGATCTAAAAATACTcataaaaatagggaaaaaattaAGGCTTCTGACACGTTTCCCAACATTTCTGTTACCACCACCAAGAGTTAACTAGATGATTCTTTAATGCCCCACTACTTTAtcctgatattttatttcttcagtctGTTTTTGACTCTTATAATTACACCACTGCAAGTTAAGTCTATACATTACCTTTAGGCTGGAGAGCTCTGGGGTCAAGATTGACTAGATTTAAAACCCAGTTCAGCCATTCTCTAGCTATCTGGTCTCTGGTGAGTTCCAtcgcctgtaaaatggggattaaaaaGGGGAAAATACTGAGTATGTACTATTTGCTAGGCACTAGTTGGACAATTTATGATCCATTTAATCAACCTTCTGCGAGGCAGGGATCCCCATTTTATTATGGTTAAAAAGCTGCAATAAAAGCCAATTGACCCAAAGGTCTCACAAGTAAATAACTGGAGCCCAGGTTTGTCTCTAAAGCACATGCTCTTTTCACTACGCgacataaagaaaactttattgattttttttccccagattatGTTTCAAGGGTTCCCACTGCTGTCGAATAATTAATTCCTTTTAGATGTACAAAAACAAGtgcaaagtaaaagaagaaaagcaaaatgggGAAGGTGTGTAATATGAGAGGCAGGGGGTAAGGAAAGATGAGAAATCTACAAAGGAATTTACGTGTCTATTTGCTTAGTATTACACAGTGGAAGGCCACGTCCGACATTTGTGTTGCAGTCCTGCCTGCTCAGGGGTTGCTGGGTGACCTTCTGCAAATTACCTCACCTTTCTGAGTTTCAATTTAAGTATGCCTGAAATGAGGCGGTTGAATTGATCTCCAAATTCCCTTCTGGTGCTAAACTTCCAGCCTTGTAGCCACTGACCTTATCACCATCCCAGCCTGTTTTCCCTTGGTCCTGGACCAGCCGCCCTTGCCCGAACCCTGTTCTTACTCGACTGCGAACTATCTAACGTACTCACAGGTTCTAAACTCCACCGTTCCTCGTGACCCAGGGACTAAACGGCCCGGGTAGGGGCTCAACTCTGagagaaaaaaggcaagaaaacccGAAAGTTGGACAGTCAGCGGCAGAAGGCCGCAGCACGAAAGGGAGGCGGCACAGAACTGCCACTGCGCCTCGACAGCTGAAGTGGGCGGAGAGCGGGCGGGCGGGGGAGGCGGGGCCGAGAGCGATTGGAAGGACGAGGGGGCGGAGCCCGCACTGACAGCCCCCGGAGAGGAGCGAGGGAAGCTCTGCGGGCAGCGGCGGCTGGGTCCCGCCCCTTCACTCCCCCTCCCCCGCACCAggcgggcgtggcggcaggcgtGCCGACGCAGCGTGACGTCACAAAGGGGCGGGGCGGGCCGAGGGTCCTGCCGGCGCGGGGGCGTGTTCATCAGTCGCTGTTTGGGACGCTGGGCGTGCGGTGTTCTGTCTCCGCTCCCGTTTCGCTGTCACCACTCATTCCTTCCCGGAGCCCGGGACAGGCTGGGCGCGCGCTGGTGTGAGTGAGCGGGACTCAGGGCAGAAGTGTCCCCTCACTgcggtttttttttccttttatccaaAGAACGGGGCAGTTAGCACGCTTGCCGTCCTGTCGCCCGGTTGGGAGCGGGGTTGGTGTGCGGAGTGGTTCGCCTTTTTCTTTAGAACTTGTgagccctttttttttcttccctttttctttttttaggctcAGTGCTGTCCGGGCTGGTTTCCCCGGTCCCTGACTAACCGCTTTCTGCCCCTTCTATCGCCACCCCTGCCCAAGGTCGCCCCTCTGCGCTCGCCCCTGTCCCGGGAGGGTGGGAAGCTTTGACCCCGCCCTGCCCACTCGCGTCTCCGCAGCCGTAGTCGCACCTGCCCCAATATGAATAGGGTCAACGACCCACTTATTTTTATAAGAGATATTAAGCCCGGACTGAAAAACTTAAATGTCGTCTTTATTGTCCTGGAGATAGGTAAGTGGGGTTTGCAGCCCACTCCACCGTCCGCTGTGCGTCCCGGGGCGGGAGACAGGGGCGCCGCAGCTGCGCGCCCGgggctcccctccccctccttcccctcccccacccacgtGGCTCCAGTGGCCTCCGCCGGAGATCGGATCCTACCTGAGGCGGGAGCCCTGGGCTTGGTCACTTTCCAACTTCCAGATGTATTAAAATACCGGAGGAGGACTTAGCCTTTCTGGGTGTCCTCATTATCTAACACCCCCtccctttgatttttaaatcctcACAGGACGCGTGACCAAAACCAAAGACGGCCATGAAGTGAGATCGTGCAAAGTAGCAGATAAAACGGGCAGCATCACTATTTCCGTGTGGGATGAGATCGGAGGTCTTATACAGCCAGGGGATATTATTCGGTTGACCAGAGGGTAGGTGTGCAAAAAAGTCGGGGACGTAACAGTCTGCAGAAGCGGGATTGGCCGGCTCCCGGGATCTTGGCAAGCCCTGAAGCCCCCCGCCTTTTCTGTGGGCAACTCTGAGGAGTTTTGAGACCCTTTGGTGTTAACTTTGGTTGGTGGGCAGCGCTAGGATGTAACACATCTTTGCGGTAAAAGGCAGTCGGTTTCAGCTGGGAAATACGCGCCTACACCCCGATTTACAGGTTaagtagatttttaatttttttttttttttcttgggatggagtctcgctctttcgccaggctggagtgcagtggcgcgatctctcctcactgcagcctctgtctcccgggttcaagagattctcgtgcctcagcctcccaagtagttgggactacaggcgtgtgccaccacgcccagctaagttttgtatttttagtagagacgggatttcagcctgttgcccaggctggtctccaactcctgacctcaggtgatccgcccgcccccaccttccaaagtgctgggattacaggcgtgagccaccacgcccagcatagAGTTTTAATTCTATTCAGAGTCAATGAGTCTTTTTAGGAGACTGATATAgtccatattttttcttttttataagttGTTTTCTTTAGTATAGTTGCCACTCAGTTGTTTCCCACCCCGCCTCCATTTTTAATGACTTGaaatcctggccaacattttaCTTATGTTATTTAGACAATGTGGACATAAAATTATAGGTAAAGGATTTAGCATTTTCTGTAATATGTCAAATTTGTACttggaaaaagaaggaaactttaCAGTATCTGGAAGGCTCATTCTCCAAAATGATTTCTTGTGTCTTCTGTTGTAAGGTGGATGTTGTTCAAAAACCAAAGGGATACACAGAAAATGTTTGGCAGAAAGACATCCGCAATACCTTCATCCAAAAGAGTCAGTTGGCAGATTGgtggctttaaaaaatagtacaacttttttaaaaaaaagtagattgCGTGTAgaaatttactgaatttttatCGTAGGAAGATAAAAGGTCAGAAAAGGATCTTGTTAACAGAATTTGGAAGCTTTTGAGAtcaataaaattgtaataatttaTCATAACTGCAGGGAAAGTGGTGGAGATTGATGTTGGCCTAATAAGTAGAATCTTAGAAGTATTGGAAAGCACTGAGTAGGAGTTTAGAGCTCCTTGAGGTTACGTTCCAGGCTTACAACATCTTCAGGAAGTGAGGTAAAGTGTCATCAGAGCAGGAAGTGAGAGTCAGGACTTAGACATTTTCTTCTCATAACACTGACTCATGACAGTAACTGTGTTTTTTAAACTTccacatctttaaaaacaaaagagaattcCTACTTAGGGAAATATAGTGAGGATTGATGATTGTAATTGGAGTTTTTGGCTCCCCAAATATTTTTCACCCCatgattaaaagtattttttatgctAAAAACAGCATCTTATTTCAAGTATTTCATGTTCTGTAGTGACAGTCACAGGTGTTTCCATCAGAAAAATTATTGGAAAATTAAACTTATTATTAGGTATCTATAGAATTGTAAGGGGAACAGTTACCTGGGAGTACAATTTAAAcgaaaattaaaaactaaagaaactcTTTACTTCTTCAGTATGACCTTGAGAAGTTACTACCCCTCATACTTCagcttcctcttctgtgaaatgggaataattataCCTTATTTACCAAAATAACACACCCAGCTTGGAGTTGGGCCCATTCTAAGGCCCTTATATTCTGGTTGAATCTAAGAAAAATGgcttttgaagaaaaacataccTAACATCTAAATAATGGTTGGTTCAAATATCAACATGTTTatcagaatatcctgaaaacttACCTGAGTGTTCTCATTTCTTAAAgtgaatgttaaatattttaattgtaaccaaattttttctcaaaatatgcattaatttttattttagtaaggtGAAATGTTAATGCACTGTCTCCTAAGCCACACGTTGTGTAACTTAAAGAGTGGTGAATGGTGTCTTTAATAACCCTTATTCAAATTAAGAGAACTGAATCGTAAGTTAAAGTCAAGAAGTTACCATAGTAGTTGTACAAAGAACCATTGAGAACCAAACCTTGGATTGATTTTATGATATTAATTTACCGTTTATCTATctaggattattttatttaacgaTGCTATCTGCTTTCAAAGTTGTTCGGAGTAAACAATTGCCAGCTCGTTTACTACAAACCCAGTGTGGTATTAAAAATTGCATGTGTGGAAAGGCAGATAGGTGAAAGATTTGTGaccttagtgtttttttttttttttagcactttaaAATTCTACCAGATCTTCGGTAGCTTAGGAATCCTATGTCTTTTATGGAGGCAGAAGGAAAAACATATCATTATTTGACTAGACTGTAAAGGAAACATTAGGGTGATTTTACATATCCTGTGGCTGAAAAACAGTTTCTCTTTAAATGTCTGCAATTAAAAGCTTTTCTTTGTTAATTGACTAAAGATGTGGTCATCAGGTATAATAATGCTTGCTTTGCAAAAAGACTTATTTTCCAGGGTTTGTTATGATTTAGATAATTATGTCAAAATTCAAcagaatttttgtattcttttgtaaatAGCAGGTTATCAAAGTTAGATTTATTGTATTTGATTTACTATGGTGGATAGAGAGGGCTTGATCCTCACTTGTACcttaatacaaaaaatatatagtgtgACGATTTACTTgatttaaatagaagaaaataaatatatttctaaagaagtaatgtttcttttctctctaggTATGCATCCATGTGGAAAGGATGTCTGACACTTTATACTGGAAGGGGTGGTGAACTTCAAAAAATTGGGGAGTaagtattaaaatacattttgtataattgcatacattataaataatatctACGGAACAGTTGGTAGGTATGAACTGTAAACCTTTGGCTTTTTTGACTAGTAAACTGAGTGTCTTTGGTAGcttaattgaaaaaataacttCGTGTGTACAAATTTAACACTTGTCAGTACTGTTTTGTGTGGTTGAAAGTGTCAGTTTTTCCTGGCAAAGAGCGGTAGAAGAAGCTGCAGTTGAGACCAGCCCTAGTGGGAGCATTTCTGTAGGTTttagaaatgttcattttttaggTGTCACAAGTGCCATTTGAAGTAAATTCTCTCTTACAGTGATTCACCAAATACGAAGCTAGTGATTCACCAAGTTTCAGGCCATacgtttaaattttctttttctatggttATGGGTGAATATGTACTCATGTTAAAAGGACTTGCAGCAATGAAAACTGAAGTCCTCTATTTATCCACAGTCTAGGTGCGGTGCAGGCAGCCGCAATGCGAGATTCCATACACTACTACCCTGGTAATGATCTCCACCCTGACCTGGAGGAGCCATCCTCTCTAGGGGTGTAAGGTAATTCAGCCTCCATGTTAGCCTAGACATTGGGTTGTATTCGTAAAGTATGGTATAGGCAGTAAGCCAAATCATCAGCCCATTCTGTTTGGTTAATGCTCAGACATCTACTTAATGCCTGTCAAATTGGAAGATATTTAAAGAGAGAAGCCACAAATGGCACCAAATAAAGGAAAACTGTTCTCCACTGAGGGAATAAGATACTTATTTGGAGAACCTATGGTTaataatgaaggaaaagaaatgatcaTGCTAGCTTTTAAAGATCAGAAATGTTTAACACTTTGCCTTTGTTAGAAGGAAAGTTAGAATTCACTTAGGGTAGTATTCATAGAGTTATATGTTATGAAAGGTCTTAGTGTCTGTTACTGAAAGGTTCAGGATTCTCTCCTGACCTTCATGTATTCATACAGAGGTGTTGATAATAATGGGGGTCAGTTATGTGAAAAACCATTAGAGATCACTCATTTCTTAATGACTGCTCTTTGTCAGGGTCAGTCTAGGATTTACCAAAACTGGTTCTGATTTGTCTTTGGTATGGTGAGGAGCTAATAAAATGCTTCTGTGTAATGTTAGTACACATTATATGGTCAACTTATAGGAAGCACTTGGATAAACTGGTGGCTATGTagcctgtttttatttattgccaGAAACCACTCTTAATCCTAAATGATTATCTTTGCAGATCCACAGTGATCGATCAAAAGAGGGACTGAATGGGAGTGGGTGAATGGATCGGTGCAAATCCATTACCACTGCTGGAGAAACCACCCTGGAACCCTAAACATGGTTCACTCtcatgttatttttcctttggtcAGCTTTTGTGGAAAAACAGGACAGAGTTGTTTTTGTGTCCTTGATTTTTGACGTGATTTACTTTTTTCAGCACTAAAGaagaatttaaatacaaaatagaatGTTATATATCTTGTAGACAGTCAAATATTTGATGTTTTATGAGACATAATCGTTTGGGAAGTTTTTGTTGTAAATGAAGAGATAGTTTGTTGCTATTAATTTGACACATAAGCTCATTCCTTAAAGTTAGAGATGTTATATAAAGAAGAGTTGATGACTTTATTTCAGAAgtcatttaatttgttctttattttctttcagattttgtaTGGTTTATTCAGAAGTGCCAAATTTCAGTGAACCCAACCCAGATTATCGAGGACAGCAGAACAAAGGGGTAATTGTGTAGTATACTTTTATGATTCGGCTAATTTTGACTGTGTTACAATTCTATGACTAGGTTAGCCCTGTTGATACTCAGtataatgagaatttttaaaagaatacttaatttttattgtatgttttgtGAGGATGTATATCTGAGGTGTCATCTACTAGATATATGTGCCA from Piliocolobus tephrosceles isolate RC106 chromosome 11, ASM277652v3, whole genome shotgun sequence includes the following:
- the NABP1 gene encoding SOSS complex subunit B2 isoform X1, whose product is MNRVNDPLIFIRDIKPGLKNLNVVFIVLEIGRVTKTKDGHEVRSCKVADKTGSITISVWDEIGGLIQPGDIIRLTRGYASMWKGCLTLYTGRGGELQKIGEFCMVYSEVPNFSEPNPDYRGQQNKGAQSEQKNNSTNNNVGTGTFGPVGNGVHTGTESRGHQFSHAGRSNGRGPINPQLQGTASNQTVMTTISNGRDPRRAFKR